A genomic stretch from Pseudomonadota bacterium includes:
- a CDS encoding nucleotide exchange factor GrpE: protein MYWAQTQRRFFPVADETLSDNTEEAQIASSDEAKADADKPRNESDASPDRALAEVEGPECELERLRATVDAQAQKIGILDEQILRLRADYENASRRHQNMMEAEKLRAREGVVKGVLPLVDNLERAVAAADTTGNVQALTEGLRLIIRQMGDLLTREGVTEIDATGLLDPSLHEVVLTEERDDVPDQQILETLQKGYRLGQSVLRASLVKVASNPAGVQG, encoded by the coding sequence ATATACTGGGCTCAGACTCAAAGGAGGTTCTTCCCCGTGGCCGACGAGACCCTGTCAGACAACACCGAGGAAGCGCAGATCGCTTCTTCCGATGAGGCGAAGGCAGACGCCGACAAGCCGCGGAACGAATCGGACGCGTCGCCTGATCGCGCGCTCGCCGAGGTGGAGGGGCCCGAGTGCGAGCTCGAGCGCCTGCGCGCGACGGTTGACGCGCAGGCGCAGAAGATTGGCATCCTCGACGAGCAAATCCTGCGTCTTCGCGCAGATTACGAGAATGCAAGCCGCCGCCATCAGAACATGATGGAGGCCGAGAAGCTGCGTGCCCGTGAGGGTGTCGTCAAGGGCGTGCTGCCACTGGTCGACAATCTCGAGCGCGCGGTGGCCGCGGCAGATACCACGGGGAACGTGCAGGCGCTCACCGAGGGGCTGCGGCTCATCATCCGCCAGATGGGCGACCTGCTGACGCGGGAAGGGGTGACCGAGATCGACGCGACCGGTCTCCTCGACCCCAGCCTTCACGAGGTGGTGCTCACCGAGGAGCGCGATGACGTGCCGGATCAGCAGATCCTCGAGACCCTCCAGAAGGGCTACCGCCTAGGGCAGAGCGTCCTTCGCGCGAGTCTCGTGAAGGTCGCCAGCAATCCCGCGGGGGTACAGGGCTAG